The stretch of DNA ACGTCCTCTGTCATATGTGCACCACGGTGGACGGCAGGATTCTGGGCCACCGCTGGGGAAAGCTGCCGGGGTACAAGCACGAGAGCGATTTATTCGAAACGACAGCAGCCAGTTTCGGCATCGGAGCATGGCTCGTTGGCACGACCACGATGGACGAATTTGACGGGCGCAAAATAAAATTGCCTCGCGCGCCGAAAGGATTTGTCCGGCGTGACCATGTCGCAAAGCCGAACGCGAAGCGGCTGGCGATCGGCGCGGATGCGAAAGGCGTGCTGCGGTTCCAGGAAAACGAGGTCGGTGGGGACCACGTCGTGCTCCTCGTGACCGAGCGCGTGGGCAACGATTAGCTCTCGCATTTGCAGGCCGCTGGTGTTTCGTACATCTTTTGCGGAGAAAGAGAGGTAAACCTGCATATGGCGCTTTGGAAATTGGCGTCGGTTTTCAAGTTGCGAAAATTGATGCTGCAAGGCGGCGGAAAATTCAATGGCGCAATGGAGAGCGAGAGAGCAGAAGCGTGTTCTAGAACGTGTTTTCAGGGGTTTTTCAGCGGTTTCGGGAGGTTTGAAGGTGGTGGGTTGGCTGGGACTCGAACCCAGGACCAACGGCTTAAAAGGCCGCTGCTCTACCGACTGAGCTACCAACCCGTTGTGGAAGACCTCGACGCCAATCCAAGGGGCGGCGCAAACTACCTGACGATTTGTAGGGGCGCAAGGGGTTTCGGGAGTCCCAAAACCTCGCCGGAAGAATTTCTTTAGGCCGCAGAATACGCGCAATACGCGGAAGAATTAGTCAGGGCTGTCGCAGTCCACGGTTGGCGCGGGACCCGACGCTCTTTCCCGGTTTGCCTTTGGGTCTTTAATCCTTCATGCTGAGGGCATGGCGGCCGGGCCGATAATCCCTGTAGCGCTGGTTTTGGTCTTTGCGGGGGCAAGCTTCTTCTTTTCACTCGCGGAGACTTCCCTTTTTTCTCTGAGCAAATGGCAGGTGCGGCAGTTGTCTGAGCGCAAGCCGGTGGCCGGGAGGACAGTGGCCCGGCTGTTGGCACAGCCTCAGGACCTCCTGGCGGCCATTGCCCTGGGCAACACCTCAGCCAACGCGGCGATGCTGGTGGTCGCCGCCTGGATGGTCCTTCACCGGCATTGGCCTTCGGCCCCGGTTATCGGCGGGTTGTTGGGGCTGATGCTCATCGCCGGCGAGGTGCTGCCCAAAACCATGGCCGTGCGCAAGCCCGAGCAATGGGCGCTGCGGGTGGCCTGGCTGTTATCGTGGATCATGGCTGTCAGCCAGCCCTTATGCCAGGTAGCTGGCGGGGCCAATGCCGCGCTGCTCAAGCGGTTGACCCCGCGCACGGTCCAGCCTCCCAGCGGCCTGACCGACGCCGAGTACCAGGAATTGCTCGAAATGGCCTACCAGCAAGGGGCGCTCGCGCAATCGGAAAAGGAAATCATCCTCCAAATCATCAGCCTGGACCGCCGCAAGGCCAAGGAGGTGATGAAATCCCGCTCGCAGATGGCCGCCATATCCGACGAGCTGTCCATTGAGGAAATGATCGCCGCTGCCCGCTGTTTCAAACACCGCCGGCTGCCCATTTACGATGAAAACCCCGATACGATCGTGGGCATCCTCAACACCCGGGCGCTGCTGCTGGACCCCCAAATCGATCTCGCCGATGCCATCGAGTTCCCCTCGTTTGTGCCCGAAACGATGAACCTGCTCCAACTGCTCAAGAGTCTTCAGCGCCAGCAACGGGGTTTGGCGATTGTGCTGGACGAGTTCGGCGGCACCGCCGGCATTGTGACGATGGAGGACATCCTGGAGGAAATGATCGGAAAAATTCGCAGTGAGGTCCAGACCGATGGGTTCGTCCTGGAAAAGCTCGGGCCGGGCCGCTGGCGAGTCAGCGGCGCGCTGCGCCTGGACGATTTTTGCCGGGAGTACCCCGCCCTGGGAGACGTGCCGGAAGTCGAAACGATGGGTGGCTTATTGATGAGCCTGGTGGATGTGGTGCCGACGCCAGGGGATTCGGCGGTCTATCGGGGACTGAAGCTCACGGCCAAAGCGACTGATGAGCGGCGCGTCCGCGAGTTGCTGGTTGAAGCCGTCAAGGGGGTGCAATGACCGAGACGCTCATTTGGGTGTGCTTTGGCTTGAGCCTGGTATTGTCCTTTGTTTTATCGGGGATGGAGTCCGGGGTGTTCGCCTTAAGCCGGCTGCGCATCCGCCAGCAGATGCGCGCCGGGCGGCGCTCGGCCCGGGCGTTGCACGAGTATCTGGAAAACCCGGAGGACTTTTTGTGGACGATCCTGGTGGGCAACACGCTGGCCAACTTCCTAATCCTGGGCTGGCTGGTGGTCATCCTGAACCGGACGCTGGGCCGGCATTTGTTCTGGTTTACTCTCATTTACGTGGTGGCCGTGTTTCTGTTTTATGCCTGGTTCGATTTCCTGCCCAAAATGCTGTTCCGCCTATACCCCACGCGGCTTTGCCTGTTCCTGGCCAGGCCCTTTCGATTGATTCATTTGATGTTGCGCCCTCTGGTCATCCTCATGGAGTGGTTCTCCGACCTGCTGCTGCGCTGGCGCGGCGGGAAGGCCTTTACCGGCCATCTATTCGGGAACAGGGAAGAGCTGCTGCTGGTGATGCAGGAATCCGCCCAGGGCTTTACCTCGGAAGAACGCATGATGATTAACCGGGTGCTCGATCTCCAGGCGCTGACGGTGCGCCAAGTGATGGTTCCTCTCAAGGACGCCGTCACGGTTGCGGCGCAAACCCCAGTGGGCAACGTCCTGGCCCTCTGTCGCGAGCGCAAGCTTTCGCGCTTTCCCGTCCTGGATGCCCGCGACGGCCAAATGCGGATTATCGGCCTCATCAACATCAACCCGCTCCTGTTCCAAGCCGAGATCGAGCCGGCCCGGCTTGCGGGAGAACTGGTTAAGCCGGCGCTTTATCTGGAAGAGGACCTGCGCCTGGAAGTTGCCTTGCGCCGCATGCAACGCAGCGGCCAGCGCCTGGGCATTGTCCTGAACCGCGAGCGGCGGGAGATTGGCATTCTGACATTGCAGGACGTGCTGAAGGTCATTTTCGGGCAGGTCAGTTTATGAGTTGAATTGATATCATGCAGAATGCCGCGAATCTTCTGACCATCTTGTGGGAGGTCCTGCTTGTCCTGGGGCTGGTGAGCGTCAATGGATTCTTCGTCGCGGCGGAGTTTGCGCTGGCGCGGATTCGCGAGACGCAGTTGGACATGCTGGTGATCAAGGGCAACCGGCGGGCGAAAGTGGCCCGGTCGATCATTGCCAACCTGAACTCGTACCTGAGCGCCACCCAGCTTGGGATTACCATGGCCAGCCTGGGCCTGGGCTGGGCGGGCGAGCCCGTCTTTTTGGCGCTGCTCTCGCCGGTTCTGGTCTGGTTGCGCGTCGAGTCGCCGGCAGTCCGCCATTCGATTGCGTTTGCCGTCGGGTTTACGGCACTGACTTTTCTGCACATCAGCGCCGGGGAACTTGCCCCAAAATGGCTGGCCATCCAATATCCGCTGCCGCTTACGCTGCGGATTGCCCTGCCTTTGCGCGTGTTCTATCTGGCATCCTATCCCTTGAACCGGCTGCTGAACCTGACCGCCCAATGGATATTACGCCAGGCTGGCATTGTCATCGTTGGCGAAACCAAACGGGTTCAGTCCGAAGAGGAACTACGCCTGTTGGTGAGCAGCTTCCAAGGGCGGGCCGGCGGCGGCGACCTGGGGCGAGATATTTTTCTCAACGCTTTGGACCTGCGACGGCGCCTGGCATGCGAGGTCATGCGGCCACGCCAGGAAATCGTTTGCCTCGATACCGAGGCCAGCATCGCTCAATGCCTGGATGTGGCAGAAAAGACCCGCTATTCCCGATTCCCACTCTGCGAAGGGGGCGACCTGGACAAAACGCTCGGCGTGATTCACATCAAAGACCTCTTTACCATGCGCTTCAAGGTCCGCAGCGGGGCAGACCTGCTCCCGGTTGCCCGCAAACTGATTTATGTCCCCGAGGTGGGGCATCTGGAAAAGCTGCTGCGCCTGTTTCTGGAACGCAAACTGCACTTGGGCATTGTGGTGGATGAATACGGCGGGACGGTGGGGATGATTACGCTCGAAAATATTCTCGAAGAACTGGTCGGCCAAATCCAGGATGAGTTCGATCAGGAAAAGCCGTTGCTGGTGCGGGTCAGCGACTCGATCTGGGACGCCGCCGGGGCACTGCCGCTGCACGAACTCGAGGAATTGGTGGGCGCGCCTTTGGCCCAGGAAGGCATCACAACCGTGAGCGGGTGGGTCACGCACCGCTTGGGGGGCTTTCCCAAACCGGGTGATGTGCTGAAGGCGGGGTCCTACGACCTGCAGGTCAAGGAAACCGATGGAATGCGCGTCGCCCGATTGCGCGTTTCTAAAAGACCTGAGCCGTAACCATTCAGACGTGCTGCTGTTAACTGAATTGTTATGGCTGAGAGACTGTTTTTAATGTTTTTCTGCTGTGATGTATTCTTTGTATTTTTCCGCCACCTTTGCCTCCTGCTCAGTACCTTGGTGAAGGTAAAAGCGGTAGCGGAAGGTGACGCTTTGGCCGGCGGGGATCGTGAGGTTTCCGGCTAATTTATTCGGTAATTTCTCGAAATCGTGGCGTCCGAATGGATTGGCGGCGAATAAGCCGTAGTCGCGCACGTGCCACCAGGTCGGATGCCGCGGGTTGTGCGGGTTATCGAAAATGGCGATGCCGACTGTTTGGCCTTGGACCGGGCCGTAGTAATCGCACCAATCGGCTCGCTTGCCCCAGGTTTCATCGTCTCGGACACCTTCGCTGTTGACGATATGCCCCTGACCGACTTTGCCTTTGAGCCGCATGGTAGCGGCCAAACGCACCGCCATTGTCCCCTCCTTCGTATCACCGAAGGTCAGGTCGCCATTTGAGGCATGGAGCGTGACTTCAAAGTCAAAGAGGCGCTCGGCAGGACTGATTGGTTCATAAATTCGCAGTGTCCTTTCATCCGTGCAAACGACAACGCCGTCTTCAGTGACCCATTTATCGCGAGATTTGATCACGCCCTCCTTTCTGCCCGATATCGTCTCTGCAAAGCCATCATGAACAATTTTGCCAAAACCTTTCTGTTCGGACCAGAAATCGTGGCCGTTCACATTGCCATGGGCGAACCAAAGTGAGCGGTGATGAGGATGATCGTGTTGCTCGCCGGGCGCGTCATTCATTGGCCAATTGCGGGTCATGGGCAAATCTCCGGGACCAATGAGAGGGTAATAGTAGGGCCGCGGCACGTCTTTAAACCGATACTCGGTGAACAGGTGGCCATCGATTTCAATGCGCAACCTATCTGACAACTGCTTGATTTGGACGCCTTGGTCCAATTGCGCGGGAGTCAGGCCCTGGCTCGTCCCGGCGCTCAGGTGCGTTGCGAACAAGCCAGCTCCAATACACCATAAAACCGTTCTTAACATAGCGACGACTTTGACCCAGCGCCGCAGGCCCGGTCAATGCTAATTCTTCATGAGGCGGAGGTGAGCCTTTAGGCCCCCGGCGCCAGGAGGACCTGGTCCTTGCGCACCCATCCAATCCGCTGCGGGTCAGGGCTGACCTGGAGCCAGTCGCCTTTGGAATCGAGCACGCGCAGTTCCGCGCCGTCATGAGTGCTGAAAGAAGTCTGGGCCTCCAAAAGAGGCGCCTGGCGCACGACGGCCTCGCGCGCAACCACAATGGCCTCATGCCGGGAGTGGCGCGCCCATACGACAGCCATGCAGGCGCACAGCAAACCTGAGGCGAGACCCGCCGGTGGAATCCATCCCCGCAAGGCCGGTTTGGCGCGCGGCAGCCACTGTTGGATGCTTAACAGCAGAAGCCAAACCCAAACCGCCCCTGCCGCCAGGCAGGTCCATTCATTGAGAGAGAGTTTATCCAGCCAGCGTTCCTGCCAGCCGGGAGCCAGGGTGGGTCCCTGGACCTGGTTGCGCGCAAATTGCAGGTTGGCCCTCAGGTCCGGGTCTCTTGGATTGATTTGCTCTGCCATGTCATAAGCGCGGATAGCGCGCCCGAGCTGGCCCGCTTTGAAAAAGGCGTTGCCCAAATTAAAATAAAGAGCGGCAGACACCCGGCCTGATTGAGCCAGCTTTTCGAAAGCTGCCGCCGCGCCGGTGAACTTGCCTTGTTCATAGAGCTTGTTGGCGGCGTCAAACGTGGCATCGGGAATCTCAACAGGGGCAGCCTGCAAGGACACGGCCCAGCAATTCAAGGCGCAGATGCACAGGGCGGCGAAGGAGCGCCCGAACGGGGAGGAGCGTCTGGAGTGCGCCGCATTACGGCGGTTGTTGAAGCCGTTCATAACCTGAGCTCCTGCAATTGCCGGAGAACGTCCTGAACTTTCGGAATCATCGCCGTCAACTCCTGGCTGGTTCGGATTGGGGCATACCGCGCGAGGTTGCAGGCCTGAAACAGCTCCTGCAACGGGGCAAGCATTTCGTCACCCACACCTTGCGGGCGCAAACGTTCCTCGGCCACCGCCTCCGTTATGGCCGAGGCAGGCAGATCAAGCCGCTCGCCCAATTGTTCCTGCAGCAGGCGGAAAAGAGTCGCGAAGAACTGCTCGGATTGGTTCTGTTGAGCCTGTTGCCGCAGTTCCTCGAGCCCGTGGCGAATTCTTCGACTGACGGTCCGGCGCCGCCTGATTTGGGGGTTGTTGGCCAGTTTCTCGGCGCGCCGACGCCACACAAAGGCTGAAACCAATGCGAGCAAGGGCACCCCTTGGAGCGCCAGGAACCAACCTCGCTTAAGCAACGGCGGCTCCAGTTGCGCAACCGTCCCGAGGCGTTGTTTGTTTGGCACGATGCCCTGCGCTGGCGGCGCGTTATCCTCGGGTCCGCGCGAGGCGGCTAAGAAGCTCGGCGCCGCTTCAGCTCCCGCCCCCCGCACCAGGAGCGGCAACGCCGGATGCGTAAGCGTCCGATAAGCCTTCTGGTCAGGATCAAAAAAGCTGAATGAAATCGGCGGTAGCTCTTTAATCTCGGCATTTTGCGGGACGATGATTTCTTCGAAAGTTTTTGTTCCCTGGGTGCCCAGCTTATCTACCGTATCGACTTTAACAGTCGGAGGATAGGTTTTGAAATCGTGCCAGGCAGGTTGCTCGGGCAGCAGGAGCGAGTCCAGGGAGCCGTGGCCTGAGATTTGGACTTTGACGGTAATGGGGTCACCGGCAGCCACATTGGTCGGTCCGGCTGTCATTGAGAGGGAATAGTTGCCTACGGCCCCATTGAAGGAGGGGGGAACGTTTTCGCGGGGCAGTGGCAAGGACTGCATCGCCATGGCATCGGATGCAATGGCAACTTGCTTTTGCTCATTGCGGCTGCCGAAAAAGCCGAAAGGATCGAAAGGATCGCGCTGGCGATTGGCTGAGGGCAGTTCCAGCACGAGGTTGAAGGTCACAGGGCCAATGGTCAGCGGCCCGGCTTTAATGGCCTTGAGCGCCACAAAGGCAGGAATGACGGTATAGACGCCATTATTGATTTGAACCGAGCGGCGCTGGCCTTCGATCATCTTGCCGACATTGAACCCGTCTGCAGGAAACCCGGTGAGCTGGATTGCGCCGACCCCCAGCACGCGGCTGGCCAGATAGATTTCAATCTGGCCGGTGAACGTTTCACCGACATACACTTCCTTCTTCGGCAGAACGAGTTTCAGGAAAGCGTCCTGGGCGCCTGAGTTTGCAACGTCCGGCGGCGGAGCTGTCGGTTTAAGGACTTTAAGCACCAAAGGCTGTGTGGTGAGTTTTTGGCCACCGACATTGGCAGCCAAGGCCGGAATAGTATAATTGCCCGGTTGGCTGGGAGTGACGATGAAATTGTAACTGGTGCTCGATGTGGACTGCCCATTGATAAAGGAGGTGGACATCGAGGTGCCGGACCCTGCGACTTGCAGGTTGGGGATCGCTGGCAACCCCGGCAATTGGCTTGGCGTCCCTCCCTCAAAAGTGAGTGACAATGAAACGCTCTCTCCCAGAGTGATGGTGTCGCGGTCGAGGGTGGCGGTGAACGTGGCGGCATCAGCGCCAATCACTATCATCAGGCAAAGGCAAAGCGCCATCGCCAGTCTCAAATCCCACCTCCACCAGGCGGAAGGACTCCTGGCTCTCATGCCATGGACACGTAACACAAACATCAATATTCGTTCATTCTCGGTTAACCGCGCGGCGCTGCGCAAGTTTTCCAGCGCTTCTATATGGACAATTCAGCGCCCATTTTGTTCGGGCAAAGGTGCTGCTGGAATGGTTGGGAACCGCCAGGGGGGATTAGAAGGTATGGCTCCCACCTGGTGGCAACAGAACCAGGTTTTTGCTGGCCGCCTTGAATTTTGCGATAGCGCCCTTCTGGTCAATTTGGATTGGAGGAAAGGTGTTGTAATGCAATCCCAGGATTTCGTGGCAGCCGATAAAATCCGCCGCCCTGACCGCGTCGTCCACGCCCATCGTGAAGTTATCTCCAATGCATAGAGCTCCGAAGGCGAGTTTTGTGGATTCGCCGATCAGTTTCATATCCATGGTCAAGGCCGTGTCGCCGGAGTAGTAGAAATTGCCTTCGTGGCTTTCGACAAGAAAGCCGCCGGGATTTCCGCCATAG from Verrucomicrobiia bacterium encodes:
- a CDS encoding CNNM domain-containing protein; amino-acid sequence: MTETLIWVCFGLSLVLSFVLSGMESGVFALSRLRIRQQMRAGRRSARALHEYLENPEDFLWTILVGNTLANFLILGWLVVILNRTLGRHLFWFTLIYVVAVFLFYAWFDFLPKMLFRLYPTRLCLFLARPFRLIHLMLRPLVILMEWFSDLLLRWRGGKAFTGHLFGNREELLLVMQESAQGFTSEERMMINRVLDLQALTVRQVMVPLKDAVTVAAQTPVGNVLALCRERKLSRFPVLDARDGQMRIIGLININPLLFQAEIEPARLAGELVKPALYLEEDLRLEVALRRMQRSGQRLGIVLNRERREIGILTLQDVLKVIFGQVSL
- a CDS encoding tetratricopeptide repeat protein, producing MNGFNNRRNAAHSRRSSPFGRSFAALCICALNCWAVSLQAAPVEIPDATFDAANKLYEQGKFTGAAAAFEKLAQSGRVSAALYFNLGNAFFKAGQLGRAIRAYDMAEQINPRDPDLRANLQFARNQVQGPTLAPGWQERWLDKLSLNEWTCLAAGAVWVWLLLLSIQQWLPRAKPALRGWIPPAGLASGLLCACMAVVWARHSRHEAIVVAREAVVRQAPLLEAQTSFSTHDGAELRVLDSKGDWLQVSPDPQRIGWVRKDQVLLAPGA
- a CDS encoding BatD family protein yields the protein MALCLCLMIVIGADAATFTATLDRDTITLGESVSLSLTFEGGTPSQLPGLPAIPNLQVAGSGTSMSTSFINGQSTSSTSYNFIVTPSQPGNYTIPALAANVGGQKLTTQPLVLKVLKPTAPPPDVANSGAQDAFLKLVLPKKEVYVGETFTGQIEIYLASRVLGVGAIQLTGFPADGFNVGKMIEGQRRSVQINNGVYTVIPAFVALKAIKAGPLTIGPVTFNLVLELPSANRQRDPFDPFGFFGSRNEQKQVAIASDAMAMQSLPLPRENVPPSFNGAVGNYSLSMTAGPTNVAAGDPITVKVQISGHGSLDSLLLPEQPAWHDFKTYPPTVKVDTVDKLGTQGTKTFEEIIVPQNAEIKELPPISFSFFDPDQKAYRTLTHPALPLLVRGAGAEAAPSFLAASRGPEDNAPPAQGIVPNKQRLGTVAQLEPPLLKRGWFLALQGVPLLALVSAFVWRRRAEKLANNPQIRRRRTVSRRIRHGLEELRQQAQQNQSEQFFATLFRLLQEQLGERLDLPASAITEAVAEERLRPQGVGDEMLAPLQELFQACNLARYAPIRTSQELTAMIPKVQDVLRQLQELRL
- a CDS encoding hemolysin family protein; protein product: MQNAANLLTILWEVLLVLGLVSVNGFFVAAEFALARIRETQLDMLVIKGNRRAKVARSIIANLNSYLSATQLGITMASLGLGWAGEPVFLALLSPVLVWLRVESPAVRHSIAFAVGFTALTFLHISAGELAPKWLAIQYPLPLTLRIALPLRVFYLASYPLNRLLNLTAQWILRQAGIVIVGETKRVQSEEELRLLVSSFQGRAGGGDLGRDIFLNALDLRRRLACEVMRPRQEIVCLDTEASIAQCLDVAEKTRYSRFPLCEGGDLDKTLGVIHIKDLFTMRFKVRSGADLLPVARKLIYVPEVGHLEKLLRLFLERKLHLGIVVDEYGGTVGMITLENILEELVGQIQDEFDQEKPLLVRVSDSIWDAAGALPLHELEELVGAPLAQEGITTVSGWVTHRLGGFPKPGDVLKAGSYDLQVKETDGMRVARLRVSKRPEP
- a CDS encoding PmoA family protein, with the protein product MFATHLSAGTSQGLTPAQLDQGVQIKQLSDRLRIEIDGHLFTEYRFKDVPRPYYYPLIGPGDLPMTRNWPMNDAPGEQHDHPHHRSLWFAHGNVNGHDFWSEQKGFGKIVHDGFAETISGRKEGVIKSRDKWVTEDGVVVCTDERTLRIYEPISPAERLFDFEVTLHASNGDLTFGDTKEGTMAVRLAATMRLKGKVGQGHIVNSEGVRDDETWGKRADWCDYYGPVQGQTVGIAIFDNPHNPRHPTWWHVRDYGLFAANPFGRHDFEKLPNKLAGNLTIPAGQSVTFRYRFYLHQGTEQEAKVAEKYKEYITAEKH
- a CDS encoding hemolysin family protein, which encodes MAAGPIIPVALVLVFAGASFFFSLAETSLFSLSKWQVRQLSERKPVAGRTVARLLAQPQDLLAAIALGNTSANAAMLVVAAWMVLHRHWPSAPVIGGLLGLMLIAGEVLPKTMAVRKPEQWALRVAWLLSWIMAVSQPLCQVAGGANAALLKRLTPRTVQPPSGLTDAEYQELLEMAYQQGALAQSEKEIILQIISLDRRKAKEVMKSRSQMAAISDELSIEEMIAAARCFKHRRLPIYDENPDTIVGILNTRALLLDPQIDLADAIEFPSFVPETMNLLQLLKSLQRQQRGLAIVLDEFGGTAGIVTMEDILEEMIGKIRSEVQTDGFVLEKLGPGRWRVSGALRLDDFCREYPALGDVPEVETMGGLLMSLVDVVPTPGDSAVYRGLKLTAKATDERRVRELLVEAVKGVQ